A genomic segment from Castor canadensis chromosome 1, mCasCan1.hap1v2, whole genome shotgun sequence encodes:
- the LOC141423444 gene encoding uncharacterized protein, producing MKETILRLPVPTSAQEVCEFLGTAGYCRLWILWYAELAKPLYKATKDKAPWAWGPDQQKAFEELKTALLRALALALPDPLNPFTLFVDERRGIAKGVLMQHLGPWKRPVAYLSKRLDPVAAGWPPCLRIIAAVALMVKDADKLTFGQHLKVVNPHAVEGVLKHPPGRWMTNVRLTHYQGLLLDALRILFSDPVSLNPATLLPNPDLEAPLHDCQDIIAEITQVRPDLPDSNLPNSELVWYTDGSSFVLDGVGKAGIAVVDQGGNIIWSALLPPGTSAQKAELIELAEALEWAEGKRVTVYTNSHYTFGTVHVHGAIYRERGFITVEGKELHNLPEIQRLLTAVQKPQAVAVVHVPGHQSAQTPEAMGNRREDIAARNAALASTTLALTLPMPELPCLPP from the coding sequence atgaaagaaactattctcagactccctgtccccacctcagCTCAAGAAGTCTGCGAGTTCCTGGGGACGGCGGGCTATTGCCGGCTATGGATATTgtggtatgctgaactggcaaaacccttatacaaggcaactaaggacaaggccccttgggcctggggaccagatcaacaaaaggcctttgaggagctcaagactgcCCTCTTGAGAGCCCTggccctggcgctgccagaccctctaaatcccttcaccctctttgtagacgaaagaagggggatagcgaaaggggtactaatgcagcacctagggccctggaagcggccagttgcttatctatccaaaaggttagacccagttgcagcgggctggcccccatgcctgcggatcatagcggcagttgccctaatggtaaaggacgcagataagctcacttttgggcaacatctgaaggtggtaaacccccatgcagtagagggagtcctaaagcaccctccaggtagatggatgaccaacgtccgactgactcattaccaagggctcttgctggatgctctcCGAATCCTCTTCTCTGACCCGGTTTCCCTAAatccggccaccttgctgccaaatccagacctggaagcccctctacatgactgtcaggacattatagctgaaatcacccaagtgcgcccCGATCTCCCGGACTCAaacctacccaacagtgagctggtatggtatacagatgggagtagtttcGTCTTGGATGGGGTGGGTAAGGCGGGCATAgcagtggtggaccaaggtgggaacataatttggagtgccctgctgcccccagggacctcagcccagaaggccgaactgattgagctggcagaggcactcgagtgggctgagggaaaacgagtgactgtttataccaacAGCCATTATACTTTTGGCACCGTCCACgtacatggcgccatctaccgggaaaggggtttcattacagtggaaggaaaggagttacataacctcccggagatccagagactactgactgcggtgcagaagccccaagctgtggcggtagtacatgttcctggtcaccaatctgcccagactccagaagctatGGGGAACCGGCGTGAGGACATAGCggcccgaaatgctgctttggcctccacaacCCTAGCGCTGACCTTACCCATGCCTGAGCTTCCATGCTTGCCACCGTGA